The nucleotide sequence ACCGGAAACGGGGCGAAGAAGGGGAAGTGCACCGATACTTCTGGCTACATCTCAAATGCCGAGATCGAAaccatcaaggctgagaaaAATGTCAACTCCTGGTGGGATCAGACCACGGATACTGACTACATGATTTATGACAGTAAGTGACAAGGTGGACAGTGAGTCAAGAGGGCAGTGGTTGACACGGTTCTAGACACGGAATGGGTCGCGTACATGACCGAAACAACGAAGAACCGCAGGATCTCCAAGTACAAGGTGAGTTTGCTTCAAACACCTACTGAACATGTAGACTGACGAATTTTCAGGGCCTTAACTTTGGTGGTACTTCAGACTGGGCCATCGATCTTCAACAATTCTGGGCCGATACCGAGAACATCGATGACACTCGAAGCAACTTTACCGAAGGAACAGACGGAACCTACGAGTGGTGTGACAAGGAGTACGACTCGGTTGAAGACATTCCCGACTCGAGCCCCGGAAAGTGCATTCCCTCGTACATTTTGGGCGGCCTTAAGAAGGAACTTGCCACCGCCATAACGGACTACAAGGAGGTGTCCAAAGGTTACGACGACAAGGTAAGCGGGCACTTTTAATCCTCACCTCGAGACCCCTTCGCTGACACACAATAGTTCAAGTGGTACGTCGACTGGGTCAAGGACGGCATCGACCCTGCTCTGGATAAGTTCATGCAAATTATTGCCGGTGAAGGCAATAAATACATGGACTGCGAGTGGTCCTCCCAGTTCAACGAAGGATCCGGCTCCTGCACCAAGGTTTACCTCAAGGTCCCGCCGGGCATGGGAGGCGGTCTTCGTGTGATAAAGTACAAGATGGTCGACGAAGATGGCTTCTACAAGGCCCTTCTGGAGCACACGGGCATCGAGAAGGACTGGATCGAATGGCGCGACTACTCTCAGCCTGATCCTTGCCCCTGCGCAACAGGACCCCTCAAGGCTCGAgatgccaaggaggaggtcaaggcggAAGCCAAGGCGGCGGCTTTCTGTCCCTGCCTCAACGATGCGACCATGTTCAAGAACTATCCTCGTCGGAGAAGGGACACTGGCAAGATCAACGTTCCCAACCCTAAGGAGATGATCGACGAGGCCGTTCCTAAGACGGATGAGCTTGCTAAGCTTTTGGACGATACGTacagcaagagcaaggacaGGAGTCTTGACGCGTCTGGTGACGATGCCGCTACTGCTTTCAGTATGCCTGTCTTCATGCTGGAGGATGCTATTGAGTCTATCAAGACGGTCAAGGAGATCGgcgagaagcagaaggagacTAAGACGAAGGAGCTGGTCATGAACATCCTGACTATCGTCTTTGCTGTCATCCCCTTTGTCGGTCAGGCAGCCTCCGCTCTCGGTGGTGCCGCGGTCATTGCGCGTGCCGCTCTCATCGTCGGTGAAGCTGGAAACGCGGCGCTCAGCATCGTTGAGATCGTCGATGATCCTCTCTCGGCGCCGTTTGCCATTCTCGGTATGCTCATCGGCGCGGGTGGTATCAAGACCAAGGGTCCTCGCAAGGCCTTCAatgatgctgctgaggctCGACGAGCTCTTGATGCTGGCAAGCTCAAACTGTTTTCTCCCGCCTTTAGACGCAAGGACGAGGTAGTTCAGAACctcttgaagaagcaggccTGCAAGATTGGATAGGTGGTCTAAGTAACCAAGAGGTCGACTTGGCTTAGACTGCCAAGTGGTTCGACCGTTGCTGGGTGTTTACGTATCTATCGCTTTGATGTAGTGCATCATTGTGTGCAAGTAGGAGGATGGAGGGAATTTCACAGAAGAACACTGTATGATAACAATGTAAAACTAATAAGAATGTGATTCAATGCAGGTTGATCTTCTGATTGACTATCGACCCCtccgccctcctcgccctcctcgccctcctcgcccgccACGGCCCGAGCCCCTTGGCTTTCTTGGAAAACTGGACGCATAGTTCATGATATCCGCCACATTCTGCTCGTAGGAACGAGGCATCCTTCGATTGCTGACGCCAACATTGTCTAGAGTGACCTCCTCCAAGGGCGTCGGTGTCGACGGCTTCATCTCCTTCCACAACAAAGCTTCATCCATCGCCAGCTCGTCGACGTCCGGGATCTCAGAAAAGGAATCCCACTGCGCTATGGATCCTGCAGAGGTGTGTTCTTTGACGTATCCCATAAAGTTGTCGTAGTAGCCTTGATTTTGGACTTCCTCGTACAAaaggttgttgatcttggggTGAAGCTCGACGAAGCGATCAAAGTTTTTGGCCACGATCATTGCGTGAGCAGCTGCTTGCTTCAAAACGGGCACTCTTTGGGCGAGCTCCATGTAGGTCTCGGGGCTTGCCAGCTTTGGGTACCAGATCGTATACGGCAGATGCTCTTGAGGCAGAGAGACATCGATATCATCGACCCAGCTAAGATCATTGTCCATGATGAAACGGGCGTAGACAAACTTCCGGAAATGCTCGAGATCAGGTTGTTGGGAGCACCACTTGGCGAAGAAAGTGTTGTGGTAGATCCCACGGACGATGCACTGAGCTTCACCGCTGATGAGTTGTGGCCGTCGCAGACGAGCGTATCGATCAATGTTGCCCCAATACGCCGCCATTAGGATCAAGAGATCCTTGTCCACTGTTGGAAGATCGAGAGGCAAGGGATTCCACAACAGGGAGACCACATCGTCCGGGATTGGCCGCGTCCCTGGATGAGAACCCTCAGCTCTCAAGCTCCAGTCTTCGGTAATGTCAAAGGAAGGCGGGTAGAGGTCTCGGCTAATGGGCTGCTTCCTGTCCAGAATTGATCGCACGCAAGTATCGCCGTTCAGAAAAGCCCCAGGCTTCGGGTGAAGGGAAACCGTGCAGTTGTAATCATCCATGGCCTTGTACCTTGTCGGTGCGCTCATGATCCTGTCGTAGATTTCTTTGCcgctggccttgttgtctCGGGCTTCCTCGGCAATGGCAACATCAGGCAGCACATCGAGTTCATCGTACAAGTCCGTATACCCGCCAGCCGCACACGCACGGGCGACCAAGTAGGGCATTATATGGTTCGGATAAGCTTTCAACAAGTGCCGTAAAGTCTGTTCGTTGGGCACGTCGGGATACCAGAAGCAAAATGGGAGCTCCTGTGTTGGTGGATTTGGCTCTGGGAAACGGTTGCTCATGATAGCCCGAGCGTTGAGTGCTCGTATGACTGACGGATACTGGGTCTTGCCTCGTAGCTCTTCGGCAAATCCATCATGTTGACGAATACCGCTGACCAGGCAGCGAATCGTCACATCGTGGGACAAATCTTGTGGTACAGCCTCTCCTCGAATGGCTGCTTCAAGGGCGTAAAGGTCAAGCCGTCCCAGCTCTCGCCGCAGTTTGAGCAGTTCGTCTCGAAGCATTATATAGGAATATAAGCCTGTTGGTGAGAAGAGTAAGAAGAATGTGCATGTTAGCAGAGAAGGTGGCACACGGTCCTACTCATAGCCAGTGAGGCGGTGATGTACGGCAGAATTGatcgacgatggagaaggaagggTGCCTGAAGCTGATCTGCGCTTGTGGATACAGAGGGGGTCGTGAGGGCCAGGTAAGAGTTCAGGGGGAGGAGTGTGTTGTGGCGAAGCAAAAATCCTTGTCAATGAGCTGAAAGGTGCAAAGAGCCCATAGGGACACCCCACCGTGCCCACTTGATTATATGCAAGAGAAAGCCTGAATTTGCGCGGAATGTCATGGAACTGGACAAGGAATATGATAGCTTCTCGGTGATATGGCTGCCGTAGACTAACACATGTGTCCCCCGCTATGTAGCTACCTAGGCCTGGAtatcctcaacctcttcgCGAACCCCACCGACCTTGGCGTCAAGCTGCATTTCCTGTGCATGTTGGTGCGGCATGACAGTGCGTCCACCTTTAGAAGACAAGACACCTCCAGTGACACCACCCTTAACAAACAACAGCGGAATATCTTCCAGCTCAATACCCTTCGTCTCGGGGTAGAAGCAGTACACCATTGAAAGGAAGCAGGCATTGAGGACTGCGAAGATGATAAAAGTCTTCCATCCAATGTTTTCTGCAGGGGTTAGTGAGATATATCATCAGTATGTTGTAGAACGTACCAAAGGCAATCGGCGTGATTTTTACGACGGCAAAAACCGCCATCTAGTTCCAACCGGAGGCGATGGCTTGCATTCTGGCTCTAACTTGGGTAGTGTTGATCTCGGTGGGATAGAACCAAAGCACAGGCAACCATTCGACCCCAATAATGAGCTGAAAGAGAAAGATAAAGGCAGTGGCCCCATATGCAGAGCCTGTAGATCCGAGAGAGAGCAGGATTGAAACCATGACGAAACAGAAGCTAAGTCCCACTGAGCACGCCATGAGAAGTGTCTGTCGGCCATAGCGATCCATCCAGAAGACTGGAATGCAGCTTCCAATAAGGTAGGTGATTTGCGAACACCCTCCGACAATGAGGGGAGTGTTTCGACTGAGTCCAATGCTACCTTGGAAGATTACGGGCGCATAGTAGTTGATCATGTTGCTGCCCGAGAACTGCTGTGCAAgctggatggagatggctATGAGCAGTCTCCGCAAGTTCTGGACCtcgcccaagaagaaaaTTTCCTTGATGCTGAAGGGCCATCTTtttgctcttcttccaagCCACTACGGATATCGACTAAGGTTCTATTAACATCCGCATCGTCATCAGGCTTATCGGCAATGGCCGCGATGGTTTGGCGAACCTCTTCGTATTTTTCGTGCTGGACGAGCCATCTGGGTGATTCTGGAAGACCAATGACTTGAAAGATGGCAAAGACAGCTTGGAATGCAAGATGGAATCTCCACTGAAGCGAGGACTCGGTGAAGCTAGTCCCATAGTCCATCCTGGGGAAACTTGAGTCAGCGACACCATACCATGTCCAAGCCATCGACGTGTACTCACCAGTAAGAAATCACAACTCTTAGAATCGTCACTGTGCCCTGTAGGGTCAACAGCGCACCTCGGATAGCAGCTGGTGAACATTCGCTCTTGTAAACGGGAGCCGTCGAAGAGTTCATTCCGTTCCCAATCCCCGTAACGATGCGACCGACGATGAGTTGTGCAACCGTGTAAGATGAAGCCAAAATTGCAGCTCCAACAATCATGATAGAGACTTGATTAGGTACATCGGGCCCTGGCCGGGGCACCTTGTAAAAGGTGTGTGTGCTAGCTAGACGGTCCAAAGGACCGGAATTCGCATAGTAAATCAGGCCGACTCCATCATCGGTGCAGAATTGGCACTCCCTCCGTGTCGGCTTCATCAAAATCACGTGTCGGGTGCGATGTACCTGATGTTGCTCGACTTGGCCCCTTGGCAAACGCGGACTTGAGGCAGGATGAGTGGGGATAGGGTCGTAAGGTGTGCGCTCGGGGGAATTCAAAGCAGAAGATATCACACAGCTTCTCTCTGACCTCAAGGAGAGCGACAACCAAAAAGATCGTATCCTCGTTAAGGATATAAAGCGACGCATTCGGCAACTCAACATACCCCGAGCAATCACCGATACTGTCGACGATATGGGCGGAACACTAGGAGCTATTCTAGCCATCCGACTCACAGCCTTTAACAACGCCCTCAAGCGCCAATTCACATCTCAGGAAGCTGTCACCACTGCGATTTTCTCCGACGCCCTTGGCACAGCTGTTGAGTCCCTCAAGGTGTATACTACAGCACGAGGGGGAGACCGTACGGTCATGGATGTTCTGATCCCGTTTACGGACGAGTTTGtgcagaggaggagctttGAGGCTGCAATGCGAAAGgcgaaggagaaggccgaaGCTACACGTTTTCTGAAGTCGAAACTGGGAAGAGCTCTGTATGTGGGTGAGGCGAGCGAGCAACAGGTGCCGGATCCGGGGGCTTGGGCTTTGTATGAGATGCTGGGTAGAGTGGAATtgggtcttggtcttggggaAACATGGAAATTAAAAGGAATTCTATACAGAAGTAAAAAGGCTTAACAAATACATTATAGTTCTTCTAAACTACAGCTCATCATGGTGCTTTAATCTATCCCGATTAAATACACTAACTCCATGACTTCCACTTgtaaatataaaattatcCAGTTGTTCTTCTGTTAGCATATGAGTAAAGTTGCCTTGGAAAGATACGATCTCATTCGTGCCAGCGCGATACAACCTGATGGACGGATATGAGTCAATCTCAATCGGCACATCATTAGCATCGACGTTGATCACAGCCATAGAAACCTGCTTAGAAAGGCCCGATTTTGAGTATCTGGACCCAAGCTCTTTCATCTTCTCGTGAAGGCTATCCAAGCCTGTCAGTAATTATGTAGAGCGACTTTGGAGATTGGTGAACTTACTCTGTGCAGTATTGACACCATGGGACGTGGAACTCAACAAGGACATCCCGAGTCTTGTCATAGACGAACTCGTCAAAGTTGCTGCCAACCAACGTGGTCAAGAAGGGCTGGGAAGCAGATGGTGTAGGTACTGGCTCGGATTTGATAGTGGGTGTTAATGTCCCTTTCAAGTATGCAGATATGTGCTTGGTAATCCTATTGGCATTGAATGCCGATGTCGACATAGGATACGCCCTTCCTTGGGGATCTGCAATAGCGAACCCACGCTTGACATCATTGCTTAGATGCATCTGCTTGCATCTCGCAGGGAAATCCGGGGCAAAGACTGTCAGAAATGTCATTTGATCCTGATACTTTTTGGCAAGAGGAATCAAAGACTTGGTAAGCTCAACCCTTTCTTCACGATTACTGAAGAAGATTTGAGCCAGTGGTCTTCCATCCTAAATCGGTCGGTTAGCGGGAAGAATGTGTCAAGTAAGAATGGCTTACTGCAATGGCTTGTTCATAAATCACCGGATCATGTTCGCGGATCAGAGGCGTAGTTGCGTTTTGCAAGAAAGTGTTAATATCGTCCACGTTGAAGGGCCCGTGGTAGTAGACAGGatcgtcttcctcctgtGTATAAACAGCGATGGAAGGTTGCGTACTGTGTCCGTCTAAAGCATCGACAGAACCAAAGCTGTAATGCGCCCGCCACCGCTCAGCAACGTTGTTAAAATTCTTGCGGTCTTGTTGGCGGTCTGATGAGCCAAGAAATGCAACGACCGCCACTCGGGCTGAAGTCGCGAAATCAATGTGACCCTTACTGGTCAGATCCGTGACTGGAGAACCAGATTGTCTTTCGATATACTTGACAACTCTGTCATCATGGTCAGTAGTGCACAGGTAGGTGTCGAGGTAGAAACCTACGAAGACGCGTCCAAAGCTTCCTTGTACGTAACCAAGTTGCCGTCGCCTGTTGTATACTTCAACGTAGGGACGGTGAATACCTGTGCATCATCACAGGCAGACGGCTCCTCGTTGCAATTGACTGAGGCGATGGCTGTCTTGGTGAGTACTGAGGATACACTGTCCAGCAACCCCTGTACTCGATCGCATTCCTTACAGCCGTCCGCTATGAACAGGATGAGCGATTGTCTTGAGGACACCAAAACTTTGAACTCTGTTTTGCGGAGTTTGATGCATGTCGTTGGAGCGCAAAGAACAGCAAGTGAGAGCAGGGCAAAGAGGCGCATGGTGATGCGATGAACGGATTTAGAAAGTAGGATGAGAAGTTGAAGCTGATTAGAGAGTGGGTTGAAACTAGAAGCATATATTCAATAATTGTCCATTCATGAAGCTTCTATATCATGATACGAATTGCCTATCTTGGTATATGAATTACCACCACTGCCATGTTATTTCAGATAAGAGACAACCCGTTGGTTTTTGCCGTCTCAGGTGACGCGACTGAAGGTTAGCACTAACTGTAAACTACGCAATTTTCATTTCAAAGCTAGCTCATAAATGGCAGGTATTGTAAGCCGTTTTACAACTGTCGAACGGCTAGTGCCCCATTATTGGACTGGAGTCGGTTACGGCACGAATGCCAACTTTTAGCACGGTCTGGAATACGAATAGAACCGTCCATGACTCCATCTGAAAGCTAAAAGCCTACAAGGGGCACGATTGCAGGGTCAGACTGGTAACATGTTGTTTATCGCAAGATCCTAGGAAAATGATCACGCTTAGCTTTAAGGTTTCAACTTCATCTGCGAGTCGCTACTTAAAGAGGACTAGACTTGCCAGGACAAAGTGGTAGAGTTTCGGTCTCTCCGTATTCACTCCTGTATGATTGGTGTAAAAACTACGCATAGCCATGGGCAAGGATCTTAGCGCAAGGTGAAGTAGACGTGATGAATTCCATCGAAGTTTGGAAGAAGAATAGAATGTTACCATACATACGTGGATCCTTTATCTGCCGATCACAATCCTTGCTTCCAATGTTCTCTAAAGTTTCCCTCCTTGGAACCCCTGTGGCTTATGGAGTCAAATGACATCCCCTTGTTATGATAACACTAGGTAGCATCACGACCAGGTATCCTGCCGGTATCCGAACAGGTTCCAGATATTCCAGCACCGACAATCCAATCAAACACAATACCAAGACGCGTAGTTTCAAAATATGAGCTGTGTCATTTTAAAGGAAAGTGCCTTATTGGCGCTGTGGTACAAGTCGCAACCTCATTTTCGGCCAAATGTCATAGCAGCTGCCAGTCGCTAAAAGTCGTCACATATCGATTGTGGAGTAACGGCTGGTGTGGTCCGTGATGGTAGCCTTGGTGCCCCCAAAACAACTCATTGAGATATCGACTAAGGTTTCTTCATCGTCAGTCACCGCTAAGAGGATGGGCTTCATGGGGAAGGTGGTTGTGCACAAGCTCTCGGTAACCAGACGTCTTACCAAGCTAAGCTTGGATCAATAGCGGTAGCCAGGTCCAGTCTAGAGATTCGCATTGCTCCCTTGTACATGAGGAAGCTGTGATAGTTACAGTTGGAGGAGATTTGCCGGTGCTATGGTTCCCAGCAGTATAAGAAGAGCACTCACTTCCCACAGATAACTCAGAATCCGTACCCAAACATTCATTCCTCAATTACCTACCTATCTGGTCTCTAACTATCAATCATCATGAAGTTCTCCCCTACTTCTCTTGCAATTCTTGCAAGCATTCCTCTGGCTCTCGCTCTGCCAGCTGAAGTTCAACCCTCTGTCGAAGAAGCAAAGCTGCCTGACGCGCTGGCCAAGATCCATCAAGTCGACCCTGACAACTGGCTCCAAGCGgtcaaggaagaagctgccAAGCAGGAAGCCTTAGCCGCCAACGGAACCGACACCCTCGAGTCCAGAGATAGTTGGATCTTCCAAGTCTATGGCATGTACACTGACCGTCTGTACAACGTGGGTGATGTCGATACCTTCTACATGCTCTGGCAGCGCATGTACGACGTCAGCAACGACCGCGGAGGTCTCTCCGACGTCAGCCGTGGTGCTTGGAGCAAGTTTTGTAACGGTCCTTCTGCAGGCGCGGGCGTCAACACGAACTTTGTCCTTGATGGTCAATGGGGCGCTGTGGGTCGTGTGACTGGCTGGACGATGCGAGATGCCTTGATTCGTTCCATGTGGAAGATGGCCGATGGAATTGGCCAGAAGAACGGCTACACTGTCTACAACAATTGCTACGGCTTTACCTGGCAGGAGAGTAAGCCTAACAAGGCCAACTCGGCCTGTGGCGGCCAGTCAAAGACCAAATGTCCAAAGAACAAGGACTGCCCCTTGGAGGGTATGGAGTGCACTGGTATGAAATGGGGCACCTGGCTTCCTAGCATTATGCGCATGAACGTCTATAACCGCGACGGATCGCTCCGTGCCGATGCCTATCAAGCGCGAGTCTCCTCTGTGGCCCTTGGTTCTGGTGGCTGTGGAAAGGCAGGGTCTATTGCTGCCTTTGTTGCTGACTTCATCCCGGTTGTCGGTCCCTACTTTGCTACTGGCCTTCGTATCAACTGTCTGTATCAGTAGACTCTAGGGGCGGGAGTCAGATTGGAACGGatgtgagggtgagggtgagggtgaggttggGGGTGATGCTAGCTGGGATGGAACTGGgtctttgtcttggagaGATTTCGAGATAGAAAGGATACTGTACATACTCGATAAATCAAATTCATGACACATACCGTTAGACGATTTGAAAGCGTAAATTATATCTGCCATCCCCATGAATCACATCCAGCCGGCTCATACCGTACTTAATTAAATGCAATGGAGTAGTGGGCACGGGTAAGTGACCAGATTTCTTGTAGAAGAATCTCGCGCTTGCTCTATCCACCCAATCTCCGTCCTGACGGCCTGCCTCCAAAGCTATCCTTCGAGTGGAAATGCTGCATCCTCAAAGGAATTAGAGGAAATCCAACAATCCTACCATGATCAAGAGTTGTCCAAGATAATAAAGTGCCCAAACAGTATGCTCCATCCAAGCTCGATGTCGTGAAATGGGAGGAAGTAGAAATCTCTCAATGGCCAGCAGAGTATCCGAAAAAGTAAACATGATTGCACCAAAGATCAAACGACTACCATCCATTGTGAGTGCCGCGAGAACCATGGCACAAATTGCGATAGAGTAGATGAGAATTGGAATCTGGAGCCCATCTCTTTTCACTCTATGAGTAGGCAGCAATTTTGTAAGCATGCCAGTAGCAAGCGCGATCATGAGAGAGGCAGAAAAGACCCTCCAATTTTCAGACAAAAGGGCTTCTATGCCACCACCACTTTGAACGAATAGGGCGATATAGAAGAGGTGTGCAATCAAGAAGCTTCCCAGGCCGCAGAGGAATGCTTCAGCTCCTTCCCAGGCGAGAAAGCTGTCTCCAATGGCGCCAAATGACTGGGCTGCGACAAGGAAAAGAGGAGCGTGAAGAGTGATGCTCAGGATGGATAATATTCCGATTGCAGAAGTCTTTTTGATCATGCGTGAGACGCTTGGCGGTGTGCGATTGTTGAGGCCGTAGCTGACGGCCGCCGTGAGGGAGAGAACGAGCAAGGCATGGTGTAATAATGTCATGATGTTGTACACAGCTTTTGTAAGAACGATGTGAAAGAGTTGAGAGTTGAAGAGAAATGAAAGGCCGTCAAGGCGAATGTTGTTAAAATCAATGTCAGATCTCCAACAGACGTGACGAGGTTTGACATGATATTTTTAGCACGTGATCTCCTGTTGCCTCGGTTCCGAGAGAGGTAGGTAGATACAAAGCCAGGGTTGTCAGTCAATTGGCCGCTGGTAAGCGCCCAGATCAAGTAATGAGATGAGGTGGAAATTGCAAGGGCAGCTCAATATTTAATACGATCGAGGTATCAAATAGACAGAATAAAGTGATTGTCATGGAGATTTGAGCCTTGGCGGTTCAGCCACTAACGGCGACAATAACAGAAGGGGTGACTATCCGAAACAATTCCAGTACCAAATTATTTTCAACTCGCTAGCAACAAAATATCAACAAATCAGGAATCATTAGGCATCAACCTTCTCAATCTTGCCAGTCTTGACATCGTAGATGTAGCCAGTGATGGGGACATCCAACACCAAAGGgctcttcttgaagaacGCAATGTCGTCCCGAACACTTTGCTTGAGATCGCCAAACGGAAGAAACGCAATGTGATCGACATCCTCGTTCAGGTCTTTtctgaccttggccttgatgtcgaggtCGGAGAAGGTAAGCATGCCACAGTCGGTCTACTTTGTTAGCGCCGCCCAGCATCACAGGATGGGTGGTCCACTTACATGATGAACAATCACAATTTCTCGCGTGCCGAGAAGCTGTTGGGAGATGATGACTGATCGCAGCGCGTCGGTTGCACGACCGCCTGCATTGCGGATCACATGAGCGGATCCTAActcgatgccgaggacctGGGCTGGATCGAGTCGTGCATCCATGCATGCGACAACTGCAACGTGCCTATGGCCAGTTAGACTTGATGCAGGATGAGTGCAACCGGGCACTGTACCGAGAGGGCGGGAGAGCCAGGTCTCCCTTGTCAAAAGCCGCAGCATACTGCGCATTGGCAGCTTCGAATTCGGGAACGATAGAAGACATTATTAAAGCCCAAATAGGATCTCAAGTCAGGGATAGTTGCCCATCAGGGTGTTTATCGCGACCGAGAAGGGTTTATATGTCCTCGATTCAGCCCGTTTCTGGGCATTTCGCAATCGCCATGCGCGGGGTTTCTGTCGCAATCGTCCATTTCTCGCTTGGTTGGCTTGAATGGGAACATGGTGTCTTGACTCGGCCAATGAACGAATCAGTGAACCCCTCACCTTGGCGACGTGCCTCGGGCAGATTGGGTTAGCTGACGTTGATCTTGTCAGTCTTGATAGTGATAATTCCAATTAATTGAGGATTGAGTGACGGGTTTGTGTCTTGATAAGGTGTGCTTTGATCACGCGCAGTTTAGGTGGCGTTGCGCATTATCTGAGACTGACCTATTTACTATTAACAATCCGAGTACCTCCTCCGTGCGGATCCAGGAAACTATCGCTAGCTTCGACGAAAGCCATCAGTCTTCTTGTGTACAGAGCAATTGG is from Fusarium keratoplasticum isolate Fu6.1 chromosome 11, whole genome shotgun sequence and encodes:
- a CDS encoding MFS domain-containing protein, which translates into the protein MIVGAAILASSYTVAQLIVGRIVTGIGNGMNSSTAPVYKSECSPAAIRGALLTLQGTVTILRVVISYWMDYGTSFTESSLQWRFHLAFQAVFAIFQVIGLPESPRWLVQHEKYEEVRQTIAAIADKPDDDADWLGRRAKRWPFSIKEIFFLGEVQNLRRLLIAISIQLAQQFSGSNMINYYAPVIFQGSIGLSRNTPLIVGGCSQITYLIGSCIPVFWMDRYGRQTLLMACSVGLSFCFVMVSILLSLGSTGSAYGATAFIFLFQLIIGVEWLPVLWFYPTEINTTQMAVFAVVKITPIAFENIGWKTFIIFAVLNACFLSMVYCFYPETKGIELEDIPLLFVKGGVTGGVLSSKGGRTVMPHQHAQEMQLDAKVGGVREEVEDIQA
- a CDS encoding Carbonic anhydrase, encoding MSSIVPEFEAANAQYAAAFDKGDLALPPSRHVAVVACMDARLDPAQVLGIELGSAHVIRNAGGRATDALRSVIISQQLLGTREIVIVHHTDCGMLTFSDLDIKAKVRKDLNEDVDHIAFLPFGDLKQSVRDDIAFFKKSPLVLDVPITGYIYDVKTGKIEKVDA